ATCTCCAAAAGCAGCAACGGGAGCTCCAACAAAAGTTCGACGAGTTGCGGAAACGCACCGAGGCCCTGACAACTCCCGGCGCCAGCAAGCCCGCCCCCGCCAGGAATAAGCCAAGCTCCAACCGCGGTTCCCGATGACGGCTTCCGCGCCTCTTCCCATCCCCGCCTCGCAGGCTGGTCAAATCGAGCCGCAGCAACCAGGGCGTCAACGCCGACAGGACTGCTCGGTCAACGACCGGTGTATCCTGGGGAGCGTGGATGTGTCGGAGACCCGCCCCAGCGCGCGGACAGATCAGAAGACTCCAGATTCTTTAACGTGCTGTGGCAGGTGGAAAAACGACCCAGCCACGCTCCTTTAGCCAGGGGACGGAGCGCCGATGGAATCGATGTGCTCTAGCCGGACGATTTCTCGATGCGCACCGCGCAAACCTTTAACTCGGCAGTATGAGTGGTGGGATCGTAACCCGAGCCGGTCAAGTTATTGACCGGCACATCGGCGAAGCTGAAGCTTGCGAACACGGTTCCTCGCGGGGATCGCTCCGTAGCCCGCACCTTGATCTTCACCGAACCGCGCCGGCTTGTCACCTTCGCCCAATCACCGTCCCGAAAGCCCCAGGCCACTGCATCCTGCGGGTGAATCTCCAAACTTTCCTCCGACAGCAGATAATCGATTCCCGAGGCGCGTCCGGTCTGAGTTCGGGTGTGGTAGCTTTGCAGTCGCCGTCCGGTGGTCAACCAGACCGGATACTCCGAATCGATCACTTCCGCCGGGTCGCGATAGCCGAGCACGCGAAACTTGCCTCTTCCATTCGTGAATTCTCCCACGTGCAGCATGGGCGTTCCCGGATGATCCGGGGTGGGCACCGGCCAATTCAAACTTTCCCTCGAGACACGCTCCCAGCTCAGTCCACCATAGGTCGGGGACAGCGAACAAAGCTCGTCAAAGACATCGCCTGCGGATTCATACTCGAACCCGGGCACGTCCAGACGGCGGGCGATCTGCGAAATGATCCACCAGTCGGGTTTGGCCACCCCGGGCGGCGGCACGGCCGCCCGCAATCGCTGCACTCTTCGCTCCGTGTTCGTGGCCACGCCTTCGGTCTCGGCCCACGCCGTTGCGGGCAGGACCACATGCGCCAACCGCGCCGTCTCCGTCATGAAGATTTCGATGACGACCAGGTGCTCCAGA
The genomic region above belongs to Verrucomicrobiota bacterium and contains:
- a CDS encoding formate dehydrogenase subunit alpha; this translates as MSNPLADMAKPDVIFCIGTNMTECHPVAATGLKKAIARGASLVVADPRRTRLAEMADVYLPIRVGSDVALLLAMAHVIEREGLIDRAFIENRTEGWEEWRRHLKAFSPEWASAICQVPPVDIERAALLYGRGKPSGIYYTLGITEHICGVDNVQSLCNLALMTGNLGVEGGGINPMRGQNNIQGCGDCGAETFVFPGSVRIDDAAARDKFAQAYQRPDLDLGQPMTKVTALQECGKSIHAMLIDGENTVVSDPDRIHCEHALKSLEHLVVIEIFMTETARLAHVVLPATAWAETEGVATNTERRVQRLRAAVPPPGVAKPDWWIISQIARRLDVPGFEYESAGDVFDELCSLSPTYGGLSWERVSRESLNWPVPTPDHPGTPMLHVGEFTNGRGKFRVLGYRDPAEVIDSEYPVWLTTGRRLQSYHTRTQTGRASGIDYLLSEESLEIHPQDAVAWGFRDGDWAKVTSRRGSVKIKVRATERSPRGTVFASFSFADVPVNNLTGSGYDPTTHTAELKVCAVRIEKSSG